In Pseudothermotoga sp., one genomic interval encodes:
- a CDS encoding ABC transporter substrate-binding protein, with amino-acid sequence MKKILLLWFAFLLSTIVLAQRQTMVIYAYGSEMITLDPSTEFSNSIIVLNNVYETLTRYVDGKLEPLLAVEWSSNEDGTVWTFKLRKGVKFHDGTELTSSAVKFSVERTIRLAGGPAYIWDSVEKIETPDPYTVVFKLKYPANIPLIASAGYGAFIFSPKVAEIGDDEAIAKWFNAGNDAGTGPYTISKFDPKTQVVLRKFDGYWKGWTDKKFDIAVVQIVPDPSLRMQMITAGRIHLTRNLIYDDLKKLEVNPNVYIKQKPSFQVLYLFFNTKKAPLSNPDFRAAVAYAIPYNEILNHVLLGYGLQPSGIIPKGMFGYASHLSPLSQDLNKSKEFLTKSGVDPKGVKLVLTYLQSDEGEKKASELIWSSLRKLGIDVELRPMNWEQQWAWARSDPTKAQDMFIMYWWPTVMTPYDFLFSMFHTEEEVLFNLSYYYNKEVDKLMDEAVRLEGVNPKRAEELYRAVETILRRDLPAVPLYQINDIYVVHKSIKGFEPNPAYPNVVFFYELESAS; translated from the coding sequence ATGAAAAAAATTCTACTGCTTTGGTTTGCCTTCTTGCTCTCCACCATCGTTCTAGCCCAGAGGCAAACTATGGTCATTTACGCTTACGGTTCAGAGATGATCACACTCGATCCAAGCACCGAGTTCTCCAACTCCATAATAGTACTGAACAACGTTTATGAGACTCTCACACGTTACGTGGATGGAAAGTTAGAACCGCTGCTCGCAGTCGAGTGGTCTTCCAACGAAGATGGTACCGTTTGGACTTTCAAGCTGAGGAAAGGTGTCAAATTCCACGATGGTACGGAGTTGACATCTTCGGCGGTGAAGTTCTCCGTAGAAAGGACCATCAGGCTTGCAGGGGGACCGGCTTACATCTGGGACAGCGTCGAGAAGATCGAAACACCAGATCCCTACACGGTCGTGTTCAAGTTGAAATATCCTGCGAACATACCTCTCATCGCCTCCGCAGGTTATGGCGCTTTCATATTCAGCCCGAAAGTTGCTGAAATTGGTGACGATGAGGCCATAGCGAAGTGGTTCAATGCGGGTAACGATGCAGGTACGGGACCTTATACGATCAGCAAATTCGACCCAAAGACCCAAGTTGTGCTCAGAAAATTCGATGGTTATTGGAAAGGTTGGACCGACAAAAAGTTCGACATCGCCGTAGTTCAAATCGTACCCGACCCTTCTTTGAGGATGCAAATGATCACGGCAGGCAGGATCCATCTGACGAGGAACTTGATCTACGACGATCTGAAAAAACTGGAAGTTAATCCGAACGTTTATATCAAACAAAAGCCAAGCTTTCAAGTTCTGTACCTGTTCTTCAACACCAAGAAAGCCCCTTTGAGTAACCCGGACTTCAGAGCGGCCGTTGCTTACGCGATACCTTACAATGAAATCCTCAACCACGTGCTGTTGGGTTATGGCCTGCAACCTTCAGGTATCATCCCGAAAGGCATGTTCGGTTATGCGAGCCACCTTTCACCGCTTTCACAGGATTTGAACAAGTCCAAGGAATTTCTTACAAAATCCGGTGTGGACCCAAAGGGTGTCAAATTGGTATTGACGTACTTGCAATCTGACGAAGGCGAGAAGAAAGCTTCGGAGCTGATCTGGTCGAGCCTGAGAAAACTTGGTATCGATGTCGAACTCAGACCGATGAACTGGGAACAACAATGGGCGTGGGCGAGGAGCGATCCAACCAAAGCTCAGGACATGTTCATCATGTACTGGTGGCCAACGGTCATGACACCTTACGATTTTCTCTTCAGTATGTTCCACACCGAGGAAGAGGTGCTCTTCAACTTGTCTTACTATTACAACAAAGAAGTGGATAAGCTGATGGACGAAGCTGTGAGGTTAGAAGGCGTCAATCCAAAACGTGCTGAAGAGCTCTACAGAGCAGTAGAAACGATACTGCGTAGAGACCTACCCGCAGTTCCACTCTATCAAATCAACGATATCTACGTGGTTCACAAGTCTATCAAGGGATTTGAACCCAACCCAGCTTATCCAAACGTGGTTTTCTTCTATGAACTTGAGAGTGCGTCATGA
- a CDS encoding ABC transporter permease, which produces MNFVRYIISRSFSSIFVVLGVVFVVFIVSNVVPSDPAALWVGPKATHSAIQAARERLKLDEPILVRFSYFLRNLLRLDLGVSIRTHNPVAYDIKKALTATLELLLIAEFFAIIVGIPLGVLAAVHRNSWLDNVSRLFAVAGVSLPSFWYGMILQLLFFKWLGILPLSDRVDTFVSLIHPFEEKTGFYLIDTLLARNYVAFFDVLKHLVLPAVTLAAYPIGLITRQVRSMMVEVLQENYIRTAFAYAIPERKIYFGYALKNAIAPAMVTVALSFAYTLVGAFLVELIFNWPGLGRYAANAILSMDYPAIVGVTIVASVCYVLINFIVDLIQAKIDPRIRF; this is translated from the coding sequence GTGAACTTTGTTAGGTACATCATTTCAAGATCGTTCTCTTCGATATTCGTTGTGCTCGGAGTAGTTTTTGTAGTCTTCATCGTTTCGAACGTCGTGCCATCCGATCCTGCAGCGCTGTGGGTGGGACCAAAAGCTACCCACAGCGCAATTCAAGCAGCTAGGGAAAGATTGAAGTTGGATGAACCCATTTTGGTGAGATTCAGCTATTTTTTGAGAAATCTACTTCGCCTCGATCTCGGTGTGTCGATAAGAACTCATAACCCCGTGGCTTACGATATAAAGAAGGCGTTGACTGCCACGCTTGAACTGCTGCTGATCGCGGAATTTTTCGCTATCATCGTTGGAATACCTTTGGGGGTCTTGGCCGCAGTCCACAGGAACAGTTGGCTCGACAACGTTAGTAGACTGTTCGCAGTCGCAGGTGTGTCGCTCCCAAGCTTTTGGTACGGGATGATCCTGCAACTGCTTTTCTTCAAATGGCTTGGCATTTTACCTCTGTCAGACAGAGTCGATACCTTCGTTTCTCTAATTCATCCTTTCGAGGAGAAAACGGGCTTTTATCTGATCGACACTCTCCTTGCTCGAAACTACGTCGCATTTTTCGATGTATTGAAACATTTGGTCCTACCAGCTGTGACACTCGCAGCGTACCCCATAGGCTTGATCACCAGACAAGTCAGGTCGATGATGGTCGAGGTGCTTCAAGAAAATTACATCAGAACGGCTTTTGCATATGCGATCCCTGAAAGGAAGATATACTTCGGTTATGCACTTAAAAACGCGATCGCACCTGCCATGGTCACCGTGGCTTTGTCCTTCGCATACACGCTCGTTGGCGCGTTTCTCGTCGAATTGATCTTCAACTGGCCAGGTCTCGGTAGATACGCCGCAAACGCGATACTCAGCATGGATTATCCAGCCATCGTCGGTGTGACGATCGTTGCCTCCGTATGTTACGTTCTCATAAACTTCATCGTTGACCTGATCCAAGCAAAGATTGACCCAAGGATAAGATTCTGA
- a CDS encoding ABC transporter permease — MNIQLVKLALKNTVAKFSFTVIVVFIILALLAPLITPFKEQALGEPNMATRLLPPSLKHPFGTDHMGRDILSRIIYGARTSLVTALTVVFLSAMMGVPIGIAAGYFGGITDNILMRFTDVFLSFPPLLLALLIASTLGKGLLNAIVALVITWWPWYARLVRSQTLSIKSLAYVEAAKAAGVPHITIMFRHILPSCIAPLAVQCTMDMGSAILEAAALSFLGLGVQPPAPDWGLMISEGKAYFLNYWWVPTFPGLFILLLVMSFNLLGDVLRELIDPRLRRRMLI; from the coding sequence TTGAACATTCAACTCGTTAAACTCGCTTTGAAAAACACTGTGGCCAAATTCAGTTTCACAGTCATCGTGGTTTTCATAATACTTGCTTTGCTCGCGCCGTTGATAACACCTTTCAAAGAGCAAGCACTCGGTGAACCGAACATGGCGACGCGATTGCTTCCACCGAGTTTGAAACACCCATTCGGAACGGACCATATGGGTCGAGACATACTCAGCCGTATAATTTACGGTGCGAGGACCTCACTCGTCACAGCATTGACTGTCGTGTTCCTCTCAGCCATGATGGGTGTTCCGATAGGTATCGCTGCTGGCTATTTTGGAGGCATAACAGACAACATCCTGATGCGATTCACCGATGTATTTCTTTCCTTTCCACCTTTACTGCTCGCACTCTTGATCGCATCAACTCTCGGTAAAGGTTTACTCAACGCCATTGTGGCATTAGTCATAACGTGGTGGCCGTGGTACGCACGACTCGTGCGCTCTCAAACGCTATCGATCAAATCTCTCGCTTATGTAGAGGCTGCGAAGGCTGCCGGCGTCCCACACATCACGATCATGTTCAGACACATTCTTCCAAGTTGTATAGCTCCGCTCGCCGTTCAGTGTACGATGGACATGGGGAGTGCGATCCTTGAGGCCGCCGCCCTTTCTTTCCTTGGCCTCGGGGTCCAACCACCCGCACCAGATTGGGGTCTCATGATCAGTGAAGGTAAAGCTTATTTTCTGAATTATTGGTGGGTTCCCACATTTCCAGGGCTCTTCATACTACTTTTGGTCATGTCCTTCAATTTGCTCGGTGATGTTCTGAGAGAGCTCATAGACCCAAGATTGAGGAGGAGAATGCTGATTTGA
- a CDS encoding ABC transporter ATP-binding protein, producing the protein MSELLRFENFSLTFKTLYGEVRALRNVSFSINTDEIVALVGETGCGKTVTGLSIVGLLPENARTSGRIFFKGTEVTPNTAKRMRGKEVAIIFQDPTSSLNPLYRIEQQLMDVLKNKWNVSQRELRSKVLELLKQVQLFDTDRVRRAYPHELSGGMRQRVMIAMALACEPSLLIADEPTTALDVTVQRQILYLIWELKQKKGFSVLFITHDLGIVSQLADRVIVMYAGSIVEMAPKKELFLNTMHPYTLGLLSCVLDPRRRKLPKPIPGSLPSLEQLTAGCAFYERCSEALSMCQNHTPELIEVRPGHYVSCHRWRERCG; encoded by the coding sequence TTGAGTGAGCTTCTGAGGTTTGAGAACTTTTCTTTGACTTTTAAGACTCTTTACGGAGAAGTTAGAGCTTTAAGGAACGTATCTTTCTCGATCAACACCGATGAGATAGTGGCGCTCGTCGGGGAGACAGGCTGTGGCAAGACCGTGACCGGCTTATCGATAGTTGGATTGCTCCCAGAGAACGCTAGAACATCTGGAAGGATTTTTTTCAAAGGGACAGAAGTGACACCGAACACGGCGAAAAGAATGCGTGGCAAAGAGGTGGCGATCATCTTTCAAGATCCCACTTCCTCGCTGAATCCACTCTACAGGATAGAGCAGCAGCTGATGGACGTTCTAAAAAACAAATGGAATGTATCACAGAGAGAATTAAGATCCAAAGTTTTGGAGCTTTTGAAACAAGTACAGTTGTTCGATACGGATAGGGTGCGTCGAGCATACCCCCACGAGCTTTCTGGTGGTATGAGACAACGCGTTATGATCGCCATGGCACTCGCATGTGAACCGAGCCTGCTAATAGCGGATGAACCGACGACGGCCCTCGACGTGACTGTACAACGCCAGATATTGTACTTGATCTGGGAACTGAAGCAGAAGAAGGGATTCTCAGTACTCTTCATCACCCACGATCTTGGCATAGTATCCCAACTGGCCGACAGAGTGATCGTGATGTACGCTGGAAGCATCGTGGAAATGGCTCCAAAGAAGGAGCTGTTTTTGAACACGATGCATCCTTACACGTTGGGCTTATTGAGCTGTGTGCTCGATCCACGCAGGAGAAAACTCCCAAAACCGATACCAGGCTCTCTCCCATCCCTAGAGCAACTGACAGCGGGATGCGCTTTTTACGAAAGATGCAGTGAGGCCCTTTCGATGTGTCAAAATCACACACCAGAATTGATCGAGGTGAGGCCTGGCCATTACGTATCGTGCCATAGATGGAGGGAAAGATGTGGTTGA
- a CDS encoding ATP-binding cassette domain-containing protein, with protein sequence MVEVRNLKKHFVLRGRGLWGKKILVKAVDDVSFSVSEGQSVAIVGESGSGKSTLIRCINGLIRPTSGEVYLDGQRVARLKGKEYREKVARKVQMVFQDPTTSLNPRLKVFDIVVEPVLAQGKMSKSQLKDLVYDLLEKVGLDPELSSRYPGELSGGQCQRVAIARALSVNPKILLLDEPTSSLDVSVQAQVLQLLNELRYKFNLTYIFVSHDLGVVRNVSETILVMYLGKIVEVGPVERVIDEPIHPYTKLLIDSMFVPDPNLEMRKPSTFGEPSTAVNEGCKFRSRCPFSIKECGFYDMNLIKVSENRFVSCIKWKEVS encoded by the coding sequence GTGGTTGAAGTCAGAAATCTCAAAAAGCACTTCGTACTGCGTGGCAGAGGATTGTGGGGTAAAAAGATACTCGTGAAAGCTGTCGATGACGTCAGCTTCAGTGTTTCTGAAGGTCAAAGTGTGGCGATCGTGGGAGAATCTGGCAGTGGTAAGAGCACCCTCATTCGTTGCATAAACGGCTTGATCAGGCCCACGAGTGGTGAGGTTTATCTCGACGGTCAACGCGTGGCACGGCTCAAAGGAAAAGAATACAGAGAAAAGGTGGCACGCAAGGTTCAGATGGTTTTTCAAGATCCCACAACTTCCTTGAACCCGAGGCTCAAAGTCTTTGACATCGTTGTCGAACCCGTACTCGCCCAAGGAAAAATGTCCAAATCGCAACTCAAAGATCTTGTGTACGACCTGCTCGAAAAAGTTGGGCTCGATCCAGAATTGTCGAGTAGATACCCAGGAGAGCTCAGCGGTGGGCAATGCCAAAGGGTAGCCATCGCTAGGGCCCTCTCCGTCAATCCAAAGATTCTACTGTTGGACGAGCCAACTTCCTCTCTGGATGTATCGGTCCAGGCACAAGTTCTACAACTTTTGAACGAATTGCGTTACAAGTTCAATCTCACATACATCTTCGTCAGCCACGACCTTGGTGTTGTGAGGAACGTTTCAGAAACGATCTTAGTTATGTATTTAGGAAAGATAGTCGAAGTGGGTCCAGTCGAACGAGTGATCGATGAACCTATACATCCATACACCAAATTACTCATCGATTCTATGTTCGTGCCGGATCCGAATCTTGAAATGAGGAAACCTTCAACGTTTGGAGAACCCAGTACGGCCGTGAACGAAGGTTGCAAGTTCAGAAGTAGATGTCCTTTCTCGATCAAAGAGTGCGGATTTTATGATATGAATCTCATCAAGGTTTCGGAGAATAGGTTCGTTTCGTGCATCAAATGGAAGGAGGTAAGCTGA
- a CDS encoding DUF917 domain-containing protein — translation MVELSVSDIEQILFGCAVLGTGGGGDLQKGLETVRKSVKGKIKLLSVDEFDDDRLAACPYFVGSVSPSSDVKKSTKKVESPVVESFKLLERYMGKKFDAVFPTELGGGNTAVAFEVAAQLNVAVLDGDPVGRAVPEVQHTSFYLLGVPMTPFTVCNHYGDKLVVEEVCSDEQAEEITRSIAILSGGKVGVTSHPLKGSILKRSLVRGTVSLAWQVGKAKSEAQRRGENVVEAIVKVLGAKVLFEGLAIGDAQWEDKGGFTYGEMLFDGIGSFEGRKFKIWFKNENLIAWLDGRVCITCPDLIIVLRADDGSPVLNPHLKKNERVVVIGMAANQLWRSSKAIEIFGPRHFGFDFDYVPFERSTVK, via the coding sequence ATGGTCGAATTGAGTGTGAGTGACATCGAACAAATACTCTTCGGGTGTGCCGTACTCGGTACAGGTGGCGGAGGAGACCTTCAGAAGGGGCTCGAAACTGTCAGAAAATCCGTCAAAGGAAAGATCAAGCTGTTGTCTGTAGACGAATTCGATGACGATCGTTTGGCGGCGTGTCCTTATTTCGTAGGTTCAGTCTCACCATCCTCGGATGTGAAGAAATCGACGAAGAAAGTAGAATCGCCCGTGGTCGAGTCTTTCAAACTCCTCGAGCGTTATATGGGTAAAAAGTTCGACGCCGTTTTCCCGACTGAGCTTGGAGGAGGAAACACCGCAGTTGCCTTCGAGGTTGCCGCACAGCTGAACGTGGCAGTTTTGGACGGTGACCCAGTGGGTAGAGCAGTACCTGAGGTACAGCACACCAGCTTCTATTTGCTCGGAGTTCCCATGACGCCTTTCACCGTATGCAATCATTACGGTGATAAGCTGGTGGTTGAAGAGGTGTGCTCAGACGAACAAGCGGAAGAAATAACAAGGTCCATCGCAATCTTGAGCGGTGGAAAGGTGGGGGTCACGTCACATCCGCTCAAAGGGTCCATACTGAAACGAAGTCTTGTGAGAGGTACCGTGAGCCTGGCTTGGCAGGTTGGAAAGGCGAAGAGTGAGGCACAAAGAAGAGGAGAAAACGTCGTAGAAGCGATCGTGAAAGTTCTGGGAGCAAAAGTTCTTTTCGAAGGTTTAGCGATCGGCGATGCTCAATGGGAAGATAAAGGGGGTTTTACGTACGGTGAGATGCTTTTCGATGGGATAGGATCTTTCGAGGGTAGAAAATTCAAAATTTGGTTCAAGAACGAAAACCTCATAGCGTGGCTGGACGGGAGAGTTTGCATAACTTGTCCAGATTTGATCATCGTTCTCAGAGCCGACGATGGTTCTCCAGTGCTCAACCCACATTTGAAGAAGAATGAGCGGGTCGTCGTGATCGGCATGGCAGCGAACCAGTTGTGGAGGAGCAGTAAGGCGATCGAAATATTCGGACCGAGACACTTTGGTTTCGACTTCGATTACGTGCCTTTTGAAAGGAGCACGGTGAAATGA
- a CDS encoding aminopeptidase produces the protein MRFDLSKAARKLICEVFKIKPDEEVVITYDTLSDLSVVQAVASEVFRTGAKPLLLCVPAPKGVGKAADPDLPLKTLSAALQNANVWIEFNQRWLLYSSAFEMAIKNKNLRYMCLVGMDHDMFVRTLDIDLDKLAIFMERLARILKEAEEVRIVNPSGTDVKFKNHPKRPIICDHGDASVPGIHMLPGQMSWTPIEETIHGRIVFDGSIVPPLGVLKQPVTLIVESGRIVQILGGNEAKQFESWLKSFHHEGMFRLAHISLGLNPGARLSGNVLEDERVWGCSEWGIGYISEDLTPDRVYTDQAPSHCDGVCLNSTIIVDGRVVMSDGAIVDERLSEIMNG, from the coding sequence ATGAGGTTCGATCTGTCGAAGGCTGCGAGAAAATTGATCTGTGAGGTTTTCAAGATTAAGCCCGATGAAGAAGTCGTCATCACGTACGATACACTCTCCGATCTTTCCGTCGTTCAAGCAGTTGCGAGTGAAGTTTTTCGCACGGGAGCTAAGCCTCTGCTTCTCTGTGTTCCTGCGCCCAAGGGTGTTGGCAAAGCTGCCGATCCAGATCTTCCACTCAAAACACTCAGTGCAGCCCTTCAGAATGCGAACGTGTGGATAGAGTTCAATCAACGTTGGCTACTCTATTCTTCAGCTTTCGAAATGGCGATCAAGAACAAAAACCTTCGGTACATGTGCCTTGTGGGAATGGATCACGATATGTTCGTACGAACCTTGGACATCGATCTAGACAAGTTGGCCATTTTCATGGAACGGCTCGCACGCATACTGAAGGAAGCTGAAGAAGTGCGGATCGTGAACCCTTCTGGCACCGATGTGAAGTTCAAAAACCATCCGAAGCGTCCCATAATATGCGACCATGGTGATGCGAGTGTGCCTGGCATCCATATGCTTCCAGGCCAGATGAGTTGGACTCCCATTGAAGAGACGATTCACGGAAGGATCGTCTTCGACGGTTCAATCGTTCCGCCACTCGGTGTACTCAAGCAACCTGTCACGCTGATCGTCGAATCTGGTAGGATCGTCCAAATCCTTGGTGGTAATGAAGCGAAGCAGTTTGAATCTTGGTTGAAGTCTTTCCACCACGAAGGTATGTTCAGACTCGCACACATCTCACTCGGACTCAATCCGGGTGCGAGGTTGAGCGGAAACGTTTTGGAAGATGAGCGAGTCTGGGGTTGTAGCGAATGGGGCATAGGTTACATCAGCGAAGACCTCACACCGGACAGAGTCTACACAGATCAAGCTCCATCGCACTGTGATGGTGTGTGCTTGAATTCGACCATCATCGTCGATGGAAGAGTTGTGATGTCCGACGGAGCCATCGTGGACGAAAGGCTCAGTGAAATTATGAACGGTTGA
- a CDS encoding FprA family A-type flavoprotein, which yields MKAIEVKPGIYWVGVNDRFTQLFEGLWPIGEEGVSYNAYLLKDEKNALIDLAKSIKVDEFFEQIESVVPLSKIDYVVVNHMEPDHTGVLSVLKKVAPNATILISDRGAKMLKAFYQIDQNVKIVKDGEQLSLGKKTLKFFYTPLVHWPETMMTYEVSERVLFSCDGFGSYGAFKGAIFDDECEDKEFYLKEMLRYYVNIVASFSRPVLRAIERLANLPIDVVAPSHGLVWRAEPHTPIRMYREWAEYAEKPSKKGVTLVYGSMYGNTERAMNSVLRGLSKSRLPISVFNVTQTHHSYILASLWEKRGVVIGAPTYEAALFPPMEDLLRLAQIKHVKNKLALIFGSYGWSGGAIKRIKELVEPLGWKVVDVHEFNGAPTENDLEKLQQMATQFAQQIESEPE from the coding sequence ATGAAAGCGATCGAGGTGAAGCCAGGTATCTATTGGGTGGGAGTGAACGATAGGTTCACTCAGCTGTTCGAAGGGCTCTGGCCCATAGGTGAAGAAGGTGTTTCGTACAACGCCTATCTGCTCAAAGATGAGAAAAACGCACTCATCGATCTGGCAAAATCGATCAAGGTGGATGAGTTCTTCGAACAGATAGAGAGTGTCGTTCCCCTTTCGAAAATCGATTACGTCGTGGTCAACCACATGGAGCCAGACCACACGGGTGTTTTGAGCGTTTTGAAGAAGGTTGCACCGAACGCGACGATACTCATCTCCGATAGGGGTGCTAAAATGTTGAAAGCTTTCTATCAGATCGATCAGAACGTGAAGATCGTCAAAGATGGAGAGCAACTTTCCCTGGGCAAAAAGACCTTGAAATTTTTCTACACACCGTTGGTTCACTGGCCCGAAACGATGATGACTTACGAGGTGAGTGAGAGAGTGCTTTTCTCCTGTGATGGTTTTGGAAGCTACGGGGCGTTTAAGGGAGCCATATTCGATGATGAGTGTGAGGATAAGGAATTTTACTTGAAGGAAATGCTCAGATATTACGTCAACATCGTCGCCTCTTTCAGCAGGCCAGTTCTGAGGGCGATAGAGAGATTGGCGAACTTACCGATCGATGTCGTCGCTCCATCGCACGGGCTCGTGTGGAGGGCAGAACCTCACACGCCCATCAGGATGTACAGAGAATGGGCGGAATACGCTGAAAAGCCTTCCAAGAAAGGTGTCACGCTCGTCTACGGTTCGATGTATGGTAACACCGAGCGAGCGATGAACTCCGTACTGAGGGGATTGAGCAAGTCCAGATTACCCATCTCTGTATTCAACGTCACTCAGACACACCACAGTTACATCCTCGCTTCGTTGTGGGAAAAACGTGGTGTCGTCATAGGTGCTCCAACTTACGAAGCTGCGTTGTTCCCACCGATGGAAGATCTGTTGAGATTGGCACAGATAAAGCACGTGAAGAACAAGCTGGCTTTGATCTTTGGAAGTTACGGTTGGAGTGGAGGTGCCATCAAGCGGATCAAAGAACTCGTTGAACCGCTGGGCTGGAAGGTGGTCGATGTCCACGAGTTCAACGGAGCTCCAACGGAAAACGATTTGGAGAAGCTCCAACAGATGGCAACGCAGTTTGCCCAACAAATCGAGAGCGAGCCGGAATGA
- a CDS encoding bifunctional UDP-sugar hydrolase/5'-nucleotidase, with translation MKKYLAMFLVLIVVALFAAKLTILHINDTHGRAWPWSETNNPNIGGFAAIATIVEEVRKEVEAVSGRVLFLHAGDLNTGVPESDMLDAAPDIVAFNMMRLDAMVLGNHEFDKPKEVLAKQMKLAKFPFLSANFYDPEGVVKPAPYIIKDFGDLKVAIIGLTTEETAILEPLHLKGARFENCVETTKKIVEELKGKVDLIVVLAHLGWGPEGEGKTTSKQLAQSVEGIHVIVDGHSHTKFETAQLVNGVIVVQAWEWGKYVGRLDLEIEKGKILSYNWKPIPVNLKIHKGKDAEGKDIYEYVDKEYKEHFYVKTVLDYFKQLGDEKLNTVIGKTHILLDGERANVRSKSTNLANMICDAMIWKVNADVSLMNGGGIRASIKPGEITVRDVLTVLPFGNTLYVLKMNGEQLLKVLRYAATIKEGQGGFLQTGGLTWKSVAGEVVEAKVKGEPIDPSKTYTVVTNNYLAGGGDGYTMLSGLPGYDTGFRLDSVLVEFIQTVLKGEIKDYDSSLRYIRQ, from the coding sequence GTGAAAAAATATTTAGCGATGTTTCTGGTCTTGATCGTCGTGGCGTTGTTCGCAGCGAAGTTAACGATCCTTCACATCAACGACACACACGGTCGAGCCTGGCCCTGGAGTGAGACGAACAATCCAAACATAGGAGGTTTCGCTGCAATCGCGACGATCGTGGAGGAGGTTAGAAAGGAAGTCGAAGCCGTTTCTGGTCGTGTGCTGTTTCTGCACGCTGGAGATTTGAACACGGGTGTACCCGAATCGGACATGTTGGATGCCGCACCAGACATCGTCGCGTTCAACATGATGAGACTCGATGCGATGGTGCTTGGTAACCACGAGTTCGATAAACCGAAGGAAGTTTTGGCCAAACAGATGAAGCTCGCAAAGTTTCCGTTTTTGAGTGCGAACTTTTACGATCCAGAAGGCGTTGTCAAACCTGCTCCTTACATCATCAAAGATTTTGGAGATCTGAAGGTGGCGATCATAGGCCTCACCACCGAAGAAACGGCGATACTGGAACCGTTACATCTGAAGGGTGCACGGTTTGAAAACTGTGTGGAAACCACCAAAAAGATCGTTGAGGAATTGAAAGGGAAAGTCGATCTGATCGTCGTATTGGCGCATTTGGGTTGGGGACCAGAGGGTGAAGGAAAGACCACGAGCAAACAGCTGGCGCAGAGTGTTGAAGGTATCCATGTGATCGTCGATGGACACAGCCATACGAAGTTCGAAACGGCTCAGCTGGTCAACGGAGTCATCGTGGTTCAGGCGTGGGAATGGGGTAAATACGTAGGGAGACTAGATCTAGAGATAGAGAAAGGTAAGATCCTGTCGTACAACTGGAAACCGATCCCAGTGAATCTGAAGATCCACAAAGGCAAGGATGCGGAAGGTAAAGACATCTACGAATACGTGGACAAAGAATACAAAGAACACTTCTACGTCAAAACCGTACTCGATTACTTCAAACAGCTCGGCGATGAAAAACTCAACACGGTGATAGGGAAAACCCACATCCTGCTCGATGGCGAAAGGGCGAACGTTCGTTCGAAGAGCACGAACCTTGCGAACATGATCTGCGATGCGATGATCTGGAAAGTCAACGCGGACGTTTCACTAATGAACGGTGGTGGCATCAGAGCCTCGATAAAGCCTGGAGAAATCACGGTGAGAGACGTGCTGACGGTCCTACCATTCGGCAACACCCTCTACGTGCTCAAAATGAACGGTGAACAGCTGTTGAAAGTTTTGCGGTATGCTGCAACCATAAAAGAGGGGCAAGGTGGATTCCTACAGACCGGCGGTTTGACTTGGAAGAGCGTCGCAGGAGAGGTAGTGGAAGCCAAGGTGAAGGGTGAACCGATCGATCCAAGCAAAACGTACACGGTTGTGACGAACAATTACTTGGCTGGTGGCGGCGATGGCTATACGATGCTTTCGGGCCTACCTGGCTACGATACCGGTTTCAGATTGGACAGCGTTCTTGTCGAGTTCATCCAAACGGTTCTAAAAGGCGAGATAAAAGACTACGACTCTTCACTCAGATACATCAGACAATGA